CAACATCTCGCTCGGTGCATTGGCGAAAACGGTGTGTTGCTATCAGAGTGGGCGCCAACCACCGCACCGCTAAGCCACCATTTCCCGCGCCGCAATCGTATTATCAGTGGTCTGAGTCTCGCCACATTAGTTATCGAGGCGAGCGAGAGAAGTGGCTCATTGATTACCGCCAAGCTAGCGCTAGAGCAGGGGCGCGAGGTCATGGCAGTGCCCGGTGCTATACAAAACCCAATGGCAGCGGGCTGCAACCGCCTTATCCAAGAGGGTGCTACATTGGTCAGTGGCGCCCAGGACGTACTCAATAATCTCAACGGTTTTTTGCTTGTGAGCCCTGTACAAACAAGCCATCTACCGACATCAGCAAAACCGAAACTCGACCCTTGCCAGAATAAAGTACTTTATTCTGTCGACTATGACCCCACATTGATTGATAGTATTGTGGTACAAAGTGGATTGACGATAGAGCAAGTTTCCTCCATTCTGTTGGCATTAGAATTGCTTGGACATGTATCATCTGCACCTGGAGGCATGTACTATCGCCTCTGCAGCTAGGGGGCGTTAATAATCATTTTGACGGCTCTGTTGCGCCTGAAAAAGCGCCAGACGCCCCACAGGAAGTGCCCTTGGGGTACAAGGCGTGAGGAGAGAAGTTTGGTGGTTCCAAATAAACGACGAACAACGTAGTATGGCGTTTTTTCAGGCGCAATCCGAAGGGCTGGCGCTCATTTTTACCCAGCGGCGTTGTCGCTCGCTTGTGTGGGGCAACCACACCACACTCGCTCGGCCTTGCTAGATGAAAAATGAGCGCCAGCAGAGCCGTCAAAATGATTATTAACGCCCCCTAAGGCAGGATTATGAAAGAAACCGTACTCGACGTACTAATATATTTATTTCAAAACTATATGGACGGCGAAAGTGAAATCACCTCAAACCAGGCGTTGTTGACAGAAGAGCTAATGGCCGCCGGTTTCCCAGAAGGTGAAGTCGATAAAGCCTTTGATTGGCTCGAAGGCTTAACCACCCTGCCCGAACACAAACTAATCCGCGGGAATGGCCAACCTGCCTCGATGCGTATTTTTGCTAGCTCAGAACAGGCTCGGCTCAATGTTGAATGTCGTGGCTTTCTTATCTTCCTGGAACAAACAGGCATCCTCGATAGCATCAGTCGCGAACTCGTCATCGACCGTATCATGGCACTGGAATCAGCCGATATCGATCTTGATCATCTAAAATGGGTCGTACTAATGGTTTTGTTTAACCAGCCAGGACAAGATACCCATAATTGGATAGAAAATTTGGTGTTGGAATCAGCACCAATGCATCTACACTAAAACCACAACTTTAAGCCATAGCAGCAAAAACATGACCCAAAACATCGTCATCGTTGAATCACCAGCAAAATCCAAAACACTGAAAAAATATCTGGGCAAGGATTTTGAAATCTTTGCCTCTTATGGCCATGTACGCGACCTCAAGCCAAAAGAAGGCGCGGTTGACCCGAATAATGACTTTAAAATGACCTATCAGGTCATTGATCGCAACAAAAAACACTTCGACGCCATCGTTAAGGCCGTCAAGAAAGCCGATGCCTTATACCTCGCCACTGATCCAGATCGCGAAGGTGAGGCCATTGCCTGGCATGTCTATGAAATGCTCAACGATAAAAAACTGCTAAAAGGCAAAGCCGTTCATCGCGTTTCCTTCAACCAAATTACAAAAAAAGCGGTCACTGACGCAATACAAAATCCACGTGAACTCTCCATCGACATGGTCAATGCGCAACAGGCACGACGTGCGCTCGATTATTTGGTCGGTTTTAATTTGTCACCCTTATTGTGGAAAAAAATTCGTCGTGGACTCTCCGCCGGTCGCGTACAAAGTCCCGCTCTACGGATGATCGTCGAACGTGAAGAAGCTATCGAAGCCTTCGTGCCACGAGAATACTGGACGATCGAAGCCGATCTCAACAAAAGTAAAACCGATTTTGTCGCCAAATTGACCGAATACAAAGGCGAAAAAATCAAACAGTTTTCTATTAATAACACCGACGATGCAGCATCTACACGTCAAGCCTTGCTTGACGCTGCCGGCAAAACACTCACCGTTGTTAAAATAGAAAAGAAACAACGTAAACGTAATCCGCAACCACCATTCACCACATCAACCATACAACAAGAAGCCTCGCGCAAGCTCGGCTTCTCTGCGCAACGTACTATGCGCACTGCGCAGCAACTTTACGAAGGCGTTGACATTGGTGGTGGCGATGGCCCAATCGGTCTAATCAGCTACATGCGCACCGATTCAGTCAACCTAGCGGCCGAAGCCATCGAAGAAATTCGTGAATTGATTACAAAACGCTATGGCGCCAGTGAAATACCTAAAACGCCGAATAGTTTTAAGACGAAAGCCAAGAATGCTCAAGAAGCGCATGAGGCCATTCGTCCAACTAGCGCTAATTACGTGCCAGGCGAAATCAAAACACACTTAACCAGCGATCAGTTCAAACTCTACCAATTAATATGGAAACGTACCATTGCTTGCCAGATGATTCATGCCACCTTGGACATGGTTGGCGTTAACCTACAAGCTGGCGATGTGGGCATCTTTCGTGCTAGCGGTTCAACCGTACGACAACCCGGCTTCATGGCGGTTTATCAGGAAGGACAAGACGATCAGCCGAGTGATAAGGGGGGCAACAAAGACGAACGCATACTGCCGCCGATGGAGCAAGGTGACACCATTTCACTGAAAACCATTCGCAGCGAACAACACTTTACCGAGCCACCGCCACGTTTCTCTGAAGCCAGCCTGGTCAAGACATTAGAAGAATACGGCATCGGTCGGCCATCGACCTATGCCTCTATTATGTCAACCTTAGTCTCGCGTGAATATGTCGAATTGGAAAAACGCCGTTTTACGCCAACCGATGTCGGTCGTGTCGTCAATAGGTTTTTGACCAATTATTTTGCACAATATGTGGATTATGAATTTACAGCTAAGCTTGAAGATCAACTCGATGCCGTATCGCGTGGTGAACTACAATGGCTGCCTGTTCTGCAACAGTTTTGGTCGCCGTTCAAAGAGCGTATTAACGACACCAACGCCAATGTACAGCGTAAAGATGTCACGCAAGAAGCGATGGATGAAAAATGTCCGAAGTGTGAAAGCCAGTTATCGATTCGCCTTGGTCGGCGCGGCCGCTTTATCGGTTGCACCAATTACCCTGAGTGTGATTACACACGTGACATGGATGGCAATAGCAAAGATGAGCCGGAAGTCATTGAAGGTCGACAATGCCCTGAGTGCGAATCAAATCTAATTATCCGTAGCGGACGCTACGGTAAGTTCATTGGTTGTAGCAGCTACCCTGACTGCAAACATATGGAGCCATTAGAAAAACCCGCAGACACTGAAGTTGAATGTCCAAAATGCAAGCAGGGAACAATACTGCAACGCAAATCACGTCGCGGTAAGATATTTTATTCTTGCGCACGTTACCCCGACTGCGATTACGCTCTATGGAACGAACCAGTTAAAGAAAGCTGCCCCGAATGTCAGTGGCCCATTCTCACTATCAAGGTGACAAAACGCTCTGGCAAACAAAAACTTTGCCCGCAAGACACTTGCGACTTTATCCAGTCAATGGATGAGACGGAAGAAACTAGCAAAGAGTAAACCAGCGCAATGTCCAGAGGTTTGATCCGAGACATTTCACCAACAATAAAGCACTAGCCCGCCATTGCCTTATCAACCACTTCGCGCGTTAAATGTGGCGCGAAAAATTGTATAAAATCATAGATATAACTGCGTAAATAACACCCACGACGTATGCCAATACGCACTGTGCTTGAATCAAACAAGTGGCTAGCATCAATAGAGCGTAAGGTCGTATCACGTTGTGCTGAAAATGCAACTGATGCGAGAATGCCAACACCTAAGCCTAGCTCTACATACGTTTTTATCACGTCTGAATCAATCGCAGTGAGTACGATATCCGGGTTTAAACCGCAATCAGCAAACGCCTTGTTAATTTTGGAGCGCCCAGCAAAAGCATAATCATAGGTAATAATCGGATATTGCGCCAAATGCCCAAGACTGAGTTGTTCAATAGCCAACAGCGGATGATCAGGCGGTACGATGACACAGCGGTTCCAGTCATAACAAGACATGGTCGCCAACTCATCGTAAGTTGCAATCGCCTCCGTGGCAATCGCAATGTCTGCTTCACCCGACAACACATATTCACATATTTGAGTGGGATTGCCTTGGTGAATATTAAGGCTCACGTTAGGATATTGCTCTGTAAAACGCTTAATCGCAGGCGGCAATGAATAACGCGCTTGTGTGTGCGTCGTCGCGATCGATAAGCTACCCGTGGCTTGCTGCGAAAACTCTTGCGCTACACATTTTATGCTATCGGCATCTTGCAATACCCGCTCTATTATGGCGACAACCTGATGGCCTGGCTCAGTGATAGCCGTCAGTCGTTTGCCATGACGGACGAAAATATCGATACCCAACTCTTCTTCAAGCTGACGGATCTGGCTACTGACGCCGGGTTGTGCAGTATTCAGGCTATGTGCCGCTGCCGATATATTCAGGCCATTACGTGCCACCTCACGAACAAAACGCAATTGCTGTAATTTCATGCTTCCTTATACCAAATTATTCTACATATAGCAGAACTTATTATTATTTTTACTATAAAGCCTTTGATATAGTGCCAATCAACTTCCCACATCAGCCAAAACTCACGTAATAGATTGATTATTATAATATTTTTACCCAAAAAAGCCTCTAATGTGTCATGACATTTGACTGGATGCTCACCGCTGCCGGCTTTGCTGTTGGATGTTTAATTGGCCTAACAGGCGTCGGTGGCGGCTCTTTGATGACGCCCTTGTTGATATTCGCTTTCAAAGTCGAACCCGCTATTGCCGTCGGTACCGACCTGCTGTTTGCCGCGATTACTAAAACGGGGGGTATCTGGGTTCATGCACGTCGCCACACAGTCGAGTGGCGCATTGCCGGTTTACTCTCACTCGGCAGTATTCCCACCGCATTGCTAACCGTTTACGTCATTGGTCAAGTTGGCACAGGCGATCCGCTTATCGAGAAATTTATAACCAACGGCCTTGGCATTGCACTGATTTTGACAGCGGCATCGATATTCTTTAAGTCAAAAATGCATCAGCTCGGCGATGGTTTGCGGCAGCGCTACCCTGCGCTACGCGCCTATCGAGACCGCGTTACCGTGCTCGCTGGTGTACTTTTAGGCGTGCTCGTACCAATATCCTCAGTCGGCGCAGGGGCTTTAGGTGCAGCAATCCTCATGTTCCTGTATCCTCGCATCCCCACGATTCGAATCGTGGGAACAGATATCGCCCATGCGGTGCCGCTAACCGCTGTCGCTGGCCTGGGTCATTTACAATTGGGTACGGTGGATACCAGTCTGCTAACTGCTATGCTAGTTGGCTCGCTACCTGGAATATATATAGGTAGCCATTTTGGCACAGTGGTGCCAGACAGAATCATGCGACCCTTATTGGCGAGTATTCTACTAATGGTCGGTATCAAGTTTGTGCTGGCACATTAACGTAGCTAATACACCAATTTATTTAAAGTACAGAGGAAGAGCACATGTCATTGGTTGATTTTGCAGAAATTGATCGTTATAAAGAAAGCGTTAAGGCCTTTCTTAATGACGAGATGGATGCTGGGCGTTTCATGGCTTCCCGCCTGCAACACGGCTGTTATGGCCAGCGTCAGGATGGCGTGCATATGCTGCGCATTAAACTGCCCGGCGGCAATATCAATGCTGATCAGCTCGAAGCTGTTGCTGACATTCTCGAAAATCAATCACAGCACGATCTTGCCCATATCTCAACACGCCAAGACTTTCAGGTTCACTATATCCCGTTAAAAGAAACACCCGCAGCAATGCTACGTCTGGCCGAAAGCGGTTTAACAACACGCGAAGCCTGCGGCAATACTGTGCGTAACATTACCGCCTGCCCTCTGGCCGGTGTTTGCTCACACGAGCATACTGATATTAACCCGGTGCTCGATACCGTGGTTGAACGCTTTTTACGCCATCCACTAACCCAGCATTTGCCACGTAAATTCAAAATGAGCTTTTCTGGCTGTGAGACAGATTGTGCACAAGGAATGATGCATGATCTGGGCGTTGTTGCGGTTAATCGTGATGGCAAGTTCGGTTTTAAAATCCTCGCTGGCGGTGGTCTCGGTCATAAGCCACGCGAAGCGATTGTTGTTGAAGAGTTTCTTGAAGAGAAATATTTGCTGGCCTCAATAGAAGCACTGATTTCGATGCACCATAAATATTCAGACCGTAAACGTCGTGCCAAGGCACGCATTAAGTTTTTGGTCAGCACCTTTGGCGTCGAAGGTTTTATGGAAAAATATCATGAGGAGTTTGCTCGCACCAAAATTGCTTATGCAGATCATAAAACTGCCCCTATCGATTGGCAAGCAGGGACAAACAATTCCACTATGACCGCTGGCGCGCCACGCGCGGTGATAGCACAAAAACAAGCTGACCTACACGTCTTTCCTATTAGCCTAACTTTAGGTGATATGACCGTAGCGCAAATGCGTGGGGTAGTGAGCATTATGCGTAATGAAAATGTTAACGCAGCGCGCGCAACGCAAGATCAAAATCTAATTTTGTTAAACGTACCGAGTGATAGCATCGAATCGACACGCAATGCGATTGCCAATATTGGCCTGTCTGAACCCAAAACCGGTGATGACGTTGTGGCTTGTCCTGGCACAACAACCTGTCGTTTAGGTATTACTTCGTCACGTGTTGCAGCCGGTATAGTGACTGGCGGCAAAAATGATCTACGCCTGCGTGTCAGCGGTTGCCACAATGGTTGCGCGCAACCAGAAACCGGTGACATTGGTATTTATGGCGAAGGTAAACGTAAGCACGGCAAATTAATCCCGCACTATCAAATGTATATTGGTGGTGATGGCCGTGGCACCGGCAGCCTGGCTCTAAAAGGCCCGTCTGTTCCTTCTGCACGCATCAATACTGCTATTCAACGACTACAAGACAGCTATGCGGATGAATCTGCAGCGAACGAAAGTTTCTATACTTGGGCGCATCGCCGTGGTGTTGATGACATCAAAGCCATGTTATCTGATCTCACTGAAATCAGCGAACAAGACGTACCCAATATTCTTGCCGACCATGGCGAATCAGCCGACTTTAAGGTCTTACAATTAGGCGGTGGTGAGTGTGCCGGTGCATCACAAGACTTCGTTGCTTCACGTTTTGCTGAAACAGCCTATGAACGCGATTGCCGTAATTCCTTTGCCGCGCAAAATCTAGCTGAAGAGGCTGTCGAGTGCGTTGAACAAATTGGTCTTATGGTAGGACAATCGCTACAGTTTGTCGCCGGTCAAAAACACGATGACGATCTCGACACTGTGTTGAACAACCTCAGCCAAGCACCGCAAAGTTGTGCTGATCTTGCCAAAGAATTTAAATCTATTGCTGCACTTACACAAGCATTTCGTGAAGACTTCGATAGCATGAAGTTCAACGAAGAAATTGCCAGCAAAGTGGATGCCTGGGTTACCAAGGCTGCCAAAGCATGCCAAAGTATCGATTCACAGCTTGACTTGACCGTGTCCCTGGTAAAAAAAAAGTAAGCAGTAAGGCGGTCATTGTAGATATCAGTGATTACAGCTGCCCTTTGCATTACATCAAGGCGCGTAACGCCTTAAAAGAATTTGCTAATGGTGGCCGAGTGAGTTTTATTGTCGACTCACCAGAGTCACAGAAAAAATTATGTGCCAGCCTCAAGGCCGACGGCCATCAAGCTGTTGCAGAAAATAGCAACGATAGTTTGCGCGTCAACGTTGTCAAAGCAATCTAGCCAGCTGTAGATCCACCTAAGGAAGCTCTGAACAAGTCATGATTGTTTTACGCTGGCTAAATTCAACCAGACTTATTCAGAGCGTCCCTAAGCAAACAGGAGACAAATATGAGCCTTTCTGTTGCATTACAAGCCAAACTGGATAATACGGTTGCAATATTAAAAACTATTGCTAGTGAATATTCACCAGCAACCTTTGCTAACAGTTTTGGCGCAGAAGATATGGTGTTAACTGATCTAATCAATCAGCATGACATCGATATCGAAATTTTCAGTCTTGACACAGGTCGCTTACCAGAAGAAACCTATCAGCTTATGCAGGAAGTGCGTAAACGTTATAGTAAACCTATCGTCACTTATTTTCCTCAGACAAAATCAGTCGAAGACTATATTCAAATAAATGGCCCCAATGCGTTTTACCAAAGCGTTGAATTACGTAAAAGTTGCTGTTTTATCCGCAAAGTCGAACCATTACGTAGGGCGATTGCTGGCAAAAAAGCCTGGGTGACTGGCTTACGACGTGAACAAGCAGTAACACGTGCAGACCTGCCTGTTTCTGAGTGGGATGCCAATAACGGATTACAAAAATTCAGCCCGCTTGCCGAATGGAATGAAGCGAACGTATGGGAATACCTACATGAGGCTAAGGTTCCCTATAATGCGCTACACGATAAAAACTATCCAAGCATTGGCTGTGCACCCTGCACTCGTGCCATCAGCCCTGGCGAGGATATACGTGCTGGCCGTTGGTGGTGGGAAAACCCAGCAAGCAAGGAATGT
This genomic stretch from Gammaproteobacteria bacterium harbors:
- a CDS encoding DNA-protecting protein DprA, which codes for QHLARCIGENGVLLSEWAPTTAPLSHHFPRRNRIISGLSLATLVIEASERSGSLITAKLALEQGREVMAVPGAIQNPMAAGCNRLIQEGATLVSGAQDVLNNLNGFLLVSPVQTSHLPTSAKPKLDPCQNKVLYSVDYDPTLIDSIVVQSGLTIEQVSSILLALELLGHVSSAPGGMYYRLCS
- a CDS encoding DUF494 domain-containing protein, whose translation is MKETVLDVLIYLFQNYMDGESEITSNQALLTEELMAAGFPEGEVDKAFDWLEGLTTLPEHKLIRGNGQPASMRIFASSEQARLNVECRGFLIFLEQTGILDSISRELVIDRIMALESADIDLDHLKWVVLMVLFNQPGQDTHNWIENLVLESAPMHLH
- the topA gene encoding type I DNA topoisomerase — its product is MTQNIVIVESPAKSKTLKKYLGKDFEIFASYGHVRDLKPKEGAVDPNNDFKMTYQVIDRNKKHFDAIVKAVKKADALYLATDPDREGEAIAWHVYEMLNDKKLLKGKAVHRVSFNQITKKAVTDAIQNPRELSIDMVNAQQARRALDYLVGFNLSPLLWKKIRRGLSAGRVQSPALRMIVEREEAIEAFVPREYWTIEADLNKSKTDFVAKLTEYKGEKIKQFSINNTDDAASTRQALLDAAGKTLTVVKIEKKQRKRNPQPPFTTSTIQQEASRKLGFSAQRTMRTAQQLYEGVDIGGGDGPIGLISYMRTDSVNLAAEAIEEIRELITKRYGASEIPKTPNSFKTKAKNAQEAHEAIRPTSANYVPGEIKTHLTSDQFKLYQLIWKRTIACQMIHATLDMVGVNLQAGDVGIFRASGSTVRQPGFMAVYQEGQDDQPSDKGGNKDERILPPMEQGDTISLKTIRSEQHFTEPPPRFSEASLVKTLEEYGIGRPSTYASIMSTLVSREYVELEKRRFTPTDVGRVVNRFLTNYFAQYVDYEFTAKLEDQLDAVSRGELQWLPVLQQFWSPFKERINDTNANVQRKDVTQEAMDEKCPKCESQLSIRLGRRGRFIGCTNYPECDYTRDMDGNSKDEPEVIEGRQCPECESNLIIRSGRYGKFIGCSSYPDCKHMEPLEKPADTEVECPKCKQGTILQRKSRRGKIFYSCARYPDCDYALWNEPVKESCPECQWPILTIKVTKRSGKQKLCPQDTCDFIQSMDETEETSKE
- the cysB gene encoding HTH-type transcriptional regulator CysB, whose translation is MKLQQLRFVREVARNGLNISAAAHSLNTAQPGVSSQIRQLEEELGIDIFVRHGKRLTAITEPGHQVVAIIERVLQDADSIKCVAQEFSQQATGSLSIATTHTQARYSLPPAIKRFTEQYPNVSLNIHQGNPTQICEYVLSGEADIAIATEAIATYDELATMSCYDWNRCVIVPPDHPLLAIEQLSLGHLAQYPIITYDYAFAGRSKINKAFADCGLNPDIVLTAIDSDVIKTYVELGLGVGILASVAFSAQRDTTLRSIDASHLFDSSTVRIGIRRGCYLRSYIYDFIQFFAPHLTREVVDKAMAG
- a CDS encoding sulfite exporter TauE/SafE family protein; protein product: MLTAAGFAVGCLIGLTGVGGGSLMTPLLIFAFKVEPAIAVGTDLLFAAITKTGGIWVHARRHTVEWRIAGLLSLGSIPTALLTVYVIGQVGTGDPLIEKFITNGLGIALILTAASIFFKSKMHQLGDGLRQRYPALRAYRDRVTVLAGVLLGVLVPISSVGAGALGAAILMFLYPRIPTIRIVGTDIAHAVPLTAVAGLGHLQLGTVDTSLLTAMLVGSLPGIYIGSHFGTVVPDRIMRPLLASILLMVGIKFVLAH
- a CDS encoding nitrite/sulfite reductase, yielding MSLVDFAEIDRYKESVKAFLNDEMDAGRFMASRLQHGCYGQRQDGVHMLRIKLPGGNINADQLEAVADILENQSQHDLAHISTRQDFQVHYIPLKETPAAMLRLAESGLTTREACGNTVRNITACPLAGVCSHEHTDINPVLDTVVERFLRHPLTQHLPRKFKMSFSGCETDCAQGMMHDLGVVAVNRDGKFGFKILAGGGLGHKPREAIVVEEFLEEKYLLASIEALISMHHKYSDRKRRAKARIKFLVSTFGVEGFMEKYHEEFARTKIAYADHKTAPIDWQAGTNNSTMTAGAPRAVIAQKQADLHVFPISLTLGDMTVAQMRGVVSIMRNENVNAARATQDQNLILLNVPSDSIESTRNAIANIGLSEPKTGDDVVACPGTTTCRLGITSSRVAAGIVTGGKNDLRLRVSGCHNGCAQPETGDIGIYGEGKRKHGKLIPHYQMYIGGDGRGTGSLALKGPSVPSARINTAIQRLQDSYADESAANESFYTWAHRRGVDDIKAMLSDLTEISEQDVPNILADHGESADFKVLQLGGGECAGASQDFVASRFAETAYERDCRNSFAAQNLAEEAVECVEQIGLMVGQSLQFVAGQKHDDDLDTVLNNLSQAPQSCADLAKEFKSIAALTQAFREDFDSMKFNEEIASKVDAWVTKAAKACQSIDSQLDLTVSLVKKK
- a CDS encoding phosphoadenylyl-sulfate reductase: MSLSVALQAKLDNTVAILKTIASEYSPATFANSFGAEDMVLTDLINQHDIDIEIFSLDTGRLPEETYQLMQEVRKRYSKPIVTYFPQTKSVEDYIQINGPNAFYQSVELRKSCCFIRKVEPLRRAIAGKKAWVTGLRREQAVTRADLPVSEWDANNGLQKFSPLAEWNEANVWEYLHEAKVPYNALHDKNYPSIGCAPCTRAISPGEDIRAGRWWWENPASKECGLH